A genomic region of Procambarus clarkii isolate CNS0578487 chromosome 30, FALCON_Pclarkii_2.0, whole genome shotgun sequence contains the following coding sequences:
- the LOC138370024 gene encoding mucin-3A-like: protein MTLSPWTKFFTKIITSVAHFTVALSSQCHTSPWHTSQCHTSPWHSLHSVTLHRGTLHSVTLHRGTLFTVAHFTMALFAVAHFTVALSSPWHTSPWHSLHRGTLHSVTLHRGTLHSDTLFAVAHFTVTHFTVAHFTVPHFTVAHTSQCHTLHSGTLHSGTLHSDTLLTVAHFTVPHFTVAHSSQCHTSQWHTSQWHTSHGTLHSDTLHSGTLHSGTLFTVPHFTVAHFTVAHFTVTHFTVTHFTVTHFTVAHSSQCHTLHSGTLHSGTLHSGTLFTVPHFTVAHFTVTHFTVTHFTEPHFTVSHSSQWHTSQWHTSQWHTSQWHTSQCHTSQCHTLHSGTLHSGTLHSGTLHSGTLFTVAHFTVAHFTVPHFTVSHSSQWHTSQWHTLHSATLHSDTLHSGTLHSDTLHSGTLHSGTLHSATLHSDTLHSGTLHSDTLHSGTLHSGTLHSATLHSDTLHSAALFTVAHSSQCHTLHSATLFTVPHFTVTHSSQCHTLHSATLHSDTLHSGTLHSGTLFTVPHSSQWHTLHSVTLFTVPHFTVTHSSQWHTSQCHTLHSGTLHSGTLHSGTLHSGTLHSGTLHSGTLHSGTLHSGTLHSGTHFTVEHFTVAHTSPWHTSQWHTSQWHTSQWHTSQWHTSQWHTSQWHTSQWHTLHSGTLHSGTLHSGTLHSGTHLTVAHLTVAHSSQCHTLHSGTHFTVTHFTVTHFTVAHFTVAHFTVAHFTVAHFTVAHTSQWHTSQWHTSQWHTSPWHTLHIGTLHSGTHFTVAHFTVAHTSQWHTSQWHTSQWHTSQWHTSQWHTLHSGTLHSGTLHSGTHFTVAHFTVAHTSQWHTSQWHTSQWHSSRYI, encoded by the exons ATGACTCTCTCCCCTTGgacaaaattcttcacaaag ATTATTACCTCAGTGGCACACTTCACCGTGGCACTCTCTTCACAGTGTCACACTTCACCGTGGCACACTTCACAGTGTCACACTTCACCGTGGCACTCTCTTCACAGTGTCACACTTCACCGTGGCACACTTCACAGTGTCACACTTCACCGTGGCACTCTCTTCACAGTGGCACACTTCACCATGGCACTCTTCGCAGTGGCACACTTCACAGTGGCACTCTCTTCACCGTGGCACACTTCACCGTGGCACTCTCTTCACCGTGGCACTCTTCACAGTGTCACACTTCACCGTGGCACACTTCACAGTGATACACTCTTCGCAGTGGCACACTTCACAGTGACACACTTCACAGTGGCACACTTCACAGTGCCACACTTCACAGTGGCACACACTTCACAGTGCCACACTCTTCACAGTGGCACACTTCACAGTGGCACACTTCACAGTGACACACTCTTAACAGTGGCACACTTCACAGTGCCACACTTCACCGTGGCACACTCTTCACAGTGCCACACGTCACAGTGGCACACTTCACAGTGGCACACTTCACA TGGCACACTTCACAGTGACACACTTCACAGTGGCACACTTCACAGTGGCACACTCTTCACAGTGCCACACTTCACAGTGGCACACTTCACAGTGGCACACTTCACAGTGACACACTTCACAGTGACACACTTCACAGTGACACACTTCACAGTGGCACACTCTTCACAGTGCCACACTCTTCACAGTGGCACACTTCACAGTGGCACACTTCACAGTGGCACACTCTTCACAGTGCCACACTTCACAGTGGCACACTTCACAGTAACACACTTCACAGTGACACACTTCACAGAGCCACACTTCACAGTGTCACACTCTTCACAGTGGCACACTTCACAGTGGCACACTTCACAGTGGCACACTTCACAGTGGCACACTTCACAGTGCCACACTTCACAGTGTCACACTCTTCACAGTGGCACTCTTCACAGTGGCACACTTCACAGTGGCACACTTCACAGTGGCACACTCTTCACAGTGGCACACTTCACAGTGGCACACTTCACAGTGCCACACTTCACAGTGTCTCACTCTTCACAGTGGCACACTTCACAGTGGCACACACTTCACAGTGCCACACTTCACAGTGACACACTTCACAGTGGCACACTTCACAGTGACACACTTCACAGTGGCACACTTCACAGTGGCACACTTCACAGTGCCACACTTCACAGTGACACACTTCACAGTGGCACACTTCACAGTGACACACTTCACAGTGGCACACTTCACAGTGGCACACTTCACAGTGCCACACTTCACAGTGACACACTTCACAGTGCCGCACTCTTCACAGTGGCACACTCTTCACAGTGCCACACTCTTCACAGTGCCACACTCTTCACAGTGCCACACTTCACAGTGACACACTCTTCACAGTGTCACACTCTTCACAGTGCCACACTTCACAGTGACACACTTCACAGTGGCACACTTCACAGTGGCACACTATTTACAGTGCCACACTCTTCACAGTGGCACACTCTTCACAGTGTCACACTCTTCACAGTGCCACACTTCACAGTGACACACTCTTCACAGTGGCACACTTCACAGTGCCACACTCTTCACAGTGGCACACTTCACAGTGGCACACTTCACAGTGGCACACTTCACAGTGGCACACTTCACAGTGGCACACTTCACAGTGGCACACTTCACAGTGGCACACTTCACAGTGGCACACTTCACAGTGGCACACACTTCACAGTGGAACACTTTACAGTGGCACACACTTCACCGTGGCACACTTCACAGTGGCACACTTCACAGTGGCACACTTCACAGTGGCACACTTCACAGTGGCACACTTCACAGTGGCACACTTCACAGTGGCACACTTCACAGTGGCACACACTTCACAGTGGCACACTTCACAGTGGCACACTTCACAGTGGCACACTTCACAGTGGCACACACTTGACAGTGGCACACTTGACAGTGGCACACTCTTCACAGTGCCACACTCTTCACAGTGGCACACACTTCACAGTGACACACTTCACAGTGACACACTTCACAGTGGCACACTTCACAGTGGCACACTTCACAGTGGCACACTTCACAGTGGCACACTTCACAGTGGCACACACTTCACAGTGGCACACTTCACAGTGGCACACATCACAGTGGCACACTTCACCGTGGCACACACTTCACATTGGCACACTTCACAGTGGCACACACTTCACAGTGGCACACTTCACAGTGGCACACACTTCACAGTGGCACACTTCACAGTGGCACACTTCACAGTGGCACACTTCACAGTGGCACACTTCACAGTGGCACACACTTCACAGTGGCACACTTCACAGTGGCACACTTCACAGTGGCACACACTTCACAGTGGCACACTTCACAGTGGCACACACTTCACAGTGGCACACTTCACAGTGGCACACTTCACAGTGGCACTCTTCACGATATATATAG